A stretch of Dasania marina DSM 21967 DNA encodes these proteins:
- a CDS encoding LTA synthase family protein, giving the protein MTTYPTASTTHNRSLLALLKPYAYAIGLGLFMLSAFRLGYIAWQWDRVAASQGLGFLLLQGLRFDVLILSALLIIPLSLSPLINQCKALYSFWPGLLKFYLCAALLWLLFMELATPNFLLQFDARPNILFVEYLKYPKEVLAMLWGGFKTCFIITAIAMPLAAITLWRVLPAAPIVSLTWPKALALSLVLFCLLVLAVRSSVGHRPANPSVVAFSTDLMVNDIALNSSYSLLYAIYESARDEKGSLAYGDMAVDKMLAIVKAEMRVPASDFIVGDIPTLHNQAALNTQAKPKNIVIILEESLGAEFVGSLGGKHLTPQLDALAEQGLWFENLYATGTRSVRGIEAVITGFTPTSARSVVKLSQSQRGFFSFAEVLRRKGYDTSFIYGGEAHFDNMKRFFMNNGFSKIIEQKDYSDPQFVGSWGVSDEDLFSKADKLFQSYGDKPFFSLVFSSSNHTPFDFPDNRIALYDKEKATENNAVKYADYSLGQFFKQAKQSRYWDNTLFLVVADHNSRVRGANLVPIEYFHIPGLIMGGGVQPSVYSKVSSQIDLFPTLLSMAGIDAEFPAIGRDITDPKYAGDSGRAMMQYNKTQAYREGDQVVVFERNKPAVQYSYKKGKYTKSAVQNKTLIDKALAHALFGPYSYQQGNYRLPD; this is encoded by the coding sequence ATGACAACATACCCAACTGCTAGCACCACCCACAATCGTTCCCTCTTAGCCCTGTTAAAGCCCTATGCTTATGCCATAGGCTTGGGCCTTTTCATGTTGTCAGCCTTTAGGCTGGGCTATATCGCTTGGCAGTGGGACAGGGTGGCAGCCTCGCAGGGCTTGGGGTTTCTATTATTACAGGGCCTGCGCTTCGATGTGCTAATACTGTCTGCCCTGCTTATTATCCCACTTAGCCTTAGCCCGCTAATCAATCAGTGCAAAGCCTTATATAGCTTCTGGCCGGGGCTGTTAAAATTCTATTTGTGTGCGGCGTTGCTGTGGTTGTTATTTATGGAGCTGGCCACCCCTAATTTTTTACTGCAATTTGATGCCCGCCCCAACATTTTATTTGTGGAGTATTTGAAATACCCCAAAGAAGTACTGGCTATGCTATGGGGCGGTTTTAAAACCTGTTTTATCATTACCGCGATTGCCATGCCCTTGGCTGCTATAACCTTATGGCGAGTATTACCCGCCGCCCCCATCGTCTCTTTAACTTGGCCTAAAGCCTTAGCGCTATCGTTAGTGTTGTTTTGCCTGTTGGTTTTAGCTGTGCGCTCCAGTGTCGGCCATAGGCCAGCTAACCCTAGTGTGGTGGCTTTTTCTACCGACTTAATGGTTAACGATATCGCCTTAAACTCCAGCTATTCACTGTTATATGCCATCTACGAATCGGCCAGAGACGAAAAAGGCTCGCTAGCCTATGGCGATATGGCGGTAGATAAGATGTTGGCAATAGTAAAGGCCGAGATGCGGGTGCCCGCCAGTGATTTTATCGTCGGCGATATTCCAACCTTACATAACCAGGCCGCTTTGAATACGCAGGCTAAGCCGAAAAATATCGTGATTATTTTAGAGGAGAGCTTGGGGGCAGAATTTGTCGGTAGCTTAGGAGGCAAGCATCTTACGCCACAGTTGGATGCGTTGGCTGAGCAAGGGCTATGGTTTGAAAATCTCTATGCTACCGGCACGCGCTCGGTGCGCGGTATAGAGGCGGTGATCACCGGCTTTACTCCTACCTCTGCACGCTCGGTAGTGAAATTAAGCCAATCTCAGCGCGGCTTTTTTAGTTTTGCCGAAGTGCTGCGCCGTAAAGGTTACGACACCAGCTTTATTTATGGCGGTGAAGCCCACTTCGATAATATGAAACGCTTCTTTATGAATAATGGTTTTAGTAAAATTATCGAACAAAAGGATTATAGTGATCCACAGTTTGTCGGCTCTTGGGGGGTGTCGGACGAGGACTTATTTAGTAAGGCCGATAAGCTTTTTCAAAGTTACGGTGACAAACCTTTTTTCAGTTTAGTGTTTAGCTCTTCTAATCACACCCCCTTCGACTTTCCCGATAATCGTATAGCTTTATATGATAAGGAAAAAGCAACAGAGAATAACGCGGTTAAATACGCCGATTACAGCCTAGGGCAATTTTTTAAACAGGCTAAGCAATCCCGCTATTGGGATAACACTTTGTTTTTAGTGGTGGCCGACCATAACTCCCGCGTGCGTGGCGCCAATTTAGTCCCCATAGAATATTTTCATATACCGGGTTTGATTATGGGTGGAGGGGTACAGCCATCGGTGTATAGCAAAGTGAGCAGCCAAATCGATTTGTTCCCCACGCTACTGTCTATGGCAGGTATAGATGCTGAATTTCCGGCTATAGGCCGCGATATAACAGACCCTAAATATGCTGGTGATTCTGGTAGGGCGATGATGCAATACAACAAAACCCAGGCCTACCGCGAGGGTGATCAAGTTGTAGTTTTTGAGCGTAATAAACCCGCCGTACAATATTCATATAAAAAGGGAAAATACACTAAGTCAGCCGTGCAAAATAAAACCTTAATCGACAAGGCTTTGGCTCATGCGCTGTTTGGTCCCTATTCTTACCAGCAGGGTAATTACCGCCTGCCTGATTGA
- a CDS encoding efflux RND transporter periplasmic adaptor subunit: MKKLLLHPVAFGFMFFGVVLTFVTTSVSVAAVDDSIVETEPEKGPNRGRLLKQDGFVIELSIFETGVPPEFRVWVTNQDKPVAPEAVSLTVKLTRLGGVVDTINFKPQSDFLRGDMEIYEPHSFAVTINANYQNKSYQWQYDNFEGRTNIEPKVAEAMNIQTEIAGEATLSETIEVFGRIVPAQDGQRHITARFDGQIKSMPVNLGQTVKSGDVLARIESNESLTSYAITSPSDGVISAKFANDGEQTDGRVLLSITNLQKLTAELAVFPTDRARVSLGAPATINVGEVKDSLISTVIFLDSQLQRNQSTIVRVAIDNASGLYIPGQYVTGEIEVDRYLVPLAVKRIGLQSFRDFTVVYAKVGEQYEVRMLELGRKAGEWIEVLGGLDVGSEYVTENSFIIKADIEKSGASHDH, from the coding sequence ATGAAAAAATTACTATTACATCCTGTGGCGTTCGGGTTCATGTTTTTTGGGGTCGTGCTGACATTTGTTACTACCTCTGTATCGGTAGCTGCCGTTGATGACTCTATAGTGGAAACTGAGCCTGAGAAAGGTCCTAATCGAGGGCGTCTGTTAAAACAAGATGGATTTGTGATCGAGCTATCGATTTTTGAAACAGGTGTGCCACCAGAATTTCGTGTTTGGGTGACTAACCAAGATAAGCCTGTCGCCCCCGAGGCGGTTTCCTTGACGGTAAAGCTGACCCGTTTAGGTGGCGTGGTTGATACCATAAACTTTAAACCACAGAGTGACTTTTTAAGAGGCGACATGGAAATTTATGAACCTCATTCGTTCGCGGTGACAATTAATGCGAACTATCAAAATAAAAGCTATCAATGGCAATACGACAACTTTGAAGGACGCACAAATATTGAGCCAAAAGTTGCTGAGGCGATGAATATACAAACAGAAATTGCTGGAGAGGCCACTCTTTCTGAAACCATTGAGGTATTTGGTCGCATAGTGCCAGCGCAGGATGGTCAGCGTCATATTACCGCACGCTTTGATGGACAAATTAAATCAATGCCAGTGAACTTAGGGCAAACGGTAAAGTCAGGTGATGTACTAGCCAGGATTGAAAGTAACGAGAGTTTAACGTCCTATGCGATTACTTCACCTAGTGATGGCGTTATCTCAGCTAAATTTGCTAATGACGGTGAGCAAACAGATGGCCGTGTTCTATTGTCCATCACCAATTTGCAGAAATTAACCGCAGAATTAGCGGTATTTCCGACAGACCGTGCGCGGGTGAGTCTTGGCGCCCCAGCCACTATTAATGTGGGTGAAGTGAAGGACAGCCTAATAAGCACAGTGATCTTTCTGGATAGCCAACTTCAGCGTAATCAATCCACAATAGTACGTGTAGCAATAGATAACGCGTCAGGTCTTTATATTCCTGGCCAGTATGTCACAGGCGAGATCGAAGTGGATCGCTACTTGGTTCCTTTGGCCGTTAAGCGTATCGGCTTGCAATCCTTTCGAGATTTCACCGTGGTGTATGCCAAAGTGGGTGAGCAGTATGAAGTGCGTATGTTGGAGTTAGGGCGTAAAGCCGGAGAGTGGAT
- a CDS encoding phosphoethanolamine transferase — protein sequence MKLSLNAIPFYNKVTPTVLTLITAAFLLLTSNHVFFEKLLVIYPLAENMGFILSVGLLLFCILVLFIAVLSLLVPVRWVCSFFLLTAAVAGFYMDRFGITFDDVMLQNIVETDVSEAADLFSYGLILYVLVLGIFPVIGLWLLKFTPSLWWRELRYGLQTALVSIFAMVLCIVSFSDVYAVFSHEHKNLRYYSNPSYAIYSLGKFITSYSKTVTVTEIKTTSPNADIADTDSGHELIIMVVGETARRDRFSLNGYARNTNPELSKESRLVSYSHISACGTSTAVSVPCMFSMLDHDNYSRSAASGMENVLDVLARVGVNILWRDNNSGSKGVADRIPFEDFSDKARNPVCDVECRDVGMLQGLQEYIDAQSGDILIVLHQMGNHGPAYYKRYPAEFERFTPACHSAELGQCSDEEINNAYDNAILYTDYFLAKAIALLKANTPNYETALLYVSDHGESLGENGLYLHGMPYLIAPAEQIDVPVIAWVGESSDVDISSALELKDVSNSHDAVCHALLDLFEVDSASVSNGPSLFQVN from the coding sequence ATGAAGTTATCTCTCAACGCTATACCCTTCTATAACAAGGTAACACCCACCGTATTAACGTTAATAACGGCAGCGTTTTTGCTGTTAACGTCCAATCATGTATTTTTTGAAAAGTTGCTGGTTATTTACCCCTTAGCTGAAAATATGGGATTTATCCTATCGGTAGGCTTGCTGCTGTTCTGTATTTTGGTGTTATTTATTGCTGTGCTTAGCCTGTTGGTGCCGGTGCGCTGGGTGTGTAGTTTCTTTTTGCTAACCGCTGCGGTTGCAGGGTTTTATATGGATAGATTTGGCATTACTTTTGACGATGTCATGTTGCAGAATATTGTTGAAACAGATGTGTCGGAGGCTGCCGATCTATTTAGCTATGGCTTGATTCTATATGTATTAGTGTTGGGTATTTTTCCTGTTATAGGCTTATGGCTGTTAAAGTTTACGCCGTCTTTATGGTGGAGGGAATTGCGATATGGTTTGCAAACGGCCTTAGTCTCAATATTTGCGATGGTGCTGTGCATAGTGAGTTTTAGTGATGTTTATGCGGTGTTTTCCCATGAGCATAAAAACCTGCGCTATTACAGCAACCCTAGTTATGCGATTTATTCCTTGGGGAAGTTTATCACTTCTTATAGTAAAACCGTCACCGTAACAGAGATTAAAACAACTTCGCCCAACGCGGATATTGCCGATACCGATTCCGGCCATGAGTTAATTATTATGGTGGTGGGGGAGACCGCTAGGCGTGATCGTTTTTCTTTAAATGGATACGCCCGTAATACCAACCCAGAGCTAAGCAAAGAGAGCCGCTTAGTTAGTTATAGTCATATTTCAGCCTGTGGCACCTCAACGGCGGTGTCTGTACCCTGTATGTTTTCTATGTTAGATCACGATAATTATTCTAGAAGTGCAGCCAGCGGCATGGAAAACGTATTAGATGTACTAGCGCGTGTAGGGGTCAATATTCTATGGCGGGATAATAACTCAGGCTCTAAAGGTGTGGCCGACCGTATACCCTTTGAAGATTTTAGCGACAAAGCACGCAATCCCGTGTGTGATGTTGAATGTAGAGATGTGGGTATGTTGCAGGGCTTGCAAGAGTATATCGATGCGCAAAGCGGTGATATTTTAATTGTGTTACATCAAATGGGTAACCATGGCCCCGCCTACTACAAACGTTACCCGGCAGAGTTTGAGCGTTTTACCCCGGCCTGTCATTCAGCAGAGTTAGGCCAGTGTAGTGATGAGGAAATTAATAACGCCTACGACAATGCCATTCTTTACACCGATTATTTTTTGGCTAAGGCTATAGCTTTGTTAAAAGCCAATACCCCTAACTATGAAACCGCTTTGCTTTACGTAAGCGATCATGGCGAGTCGCTGGGTGAAAATGGTTTGTATCTACACGGCATGCCTTACCTAATAGCCCCCGCCGAACAGATAGATGTGCCGGTGATTGCCTGGGTGGGCGAGTCCTCAGATGTGGATATTAGCAGTGCATTGGAATTGAAAGATGTAAGTAACTCTCATGATGCAGTGTGTCATGCTTTGTTGGATCTGTTTGAGGTGGACTCTGCATCTGTGTCTAATGGCCCAAGCTTGTTTCAAGTAAACTAA
- a CDS encoding phosphatase PAP2 family protein gives MLTMTLLTRTLRHPLAVWLLPAVTFIAVNAVLLGLDVDRLLAAKLYAYQGYEWRYQGSWLLQDVIHQGGRALVLTLYLVLIGLLCSSFVVMRLKKYQRGLFYLLASVSLSLIIVSVLKQLTAVSCPWNYSQFGGELPYQSWLEAMLSAQGGRCFPSGHASGAYAWLALYFFCRCYLPRWRNVSLVAVMLLGLIFGVAQQLRGAHFLSHDIWTLTICWYISFLMSYLFKLHLSKAMGNP, from the coding sequence ATGCTAACCATGACACTGCTGACGCGCACGTTAAGACATCCTTTAGCCGTTTGGCTATTACCTGCGGTAACCTTCATAGCAGTCAATGCTGTTTTATTAGGGTTGGATGTCGATAGGCTGTTGGCTGCTAAGTTATATGCGTATCAAGGTTATGAGTGGCGTTATCAAGGTAGTTGGCTGTTGCAAGACGTTATCCATCAAGGGGGCAGGGCTTTAGTCTTAACGCTGTATTTAGTGTTAATAGGATTATTGTGTAGCAGCTTTGTAGTAATGCGTTTAAAAAAATACCAAAGAGGTTTGTTTTATTTACTAGCCTCGGTATCCCTTTCGTTAATTATAGTGAGTGTCTTAAAGCAGCTGACGGCCGTGTCTTGCCCCTGGAACTATAGCCAGTTTGGTGGTGAGTTACCCTATCAATCTTGGCTTGAGGCTATGTTATCCGCGCAGGGTGGCCGCTGCTTTCCCTCTGGCCATGCCAGTGGTGCTTATGCGTGGCTGGCGCTGTATTTCTTTTGTCGTTGTTACTTGCCCCGTTGGCGTAACGTTAGCTTAGTAGCGGTGATGCTTTTAGGGCTAATCTTTGGCGTGGCGCAGCAATTACGGGGTGCTCATTTTTTATCCCATGATATATGGACGCTGACGATTTGCTGGTATATCTCCTTCTTGATGTCTTATCTGTTTAAGCTCCATCTATCTAAAGCTATGGGTAACCCCTAA
- a CDS encoding TolC family protein produces the protein MLFLGHKRTHKKPIGSRFFVRQSALHALRSLSFCLVASFPVYAAGQLEIELSMQEAIARSLNKHPELASFAYRIKSAEGDVSYAAVGQKPELSLVVEDAFGSDEYSKLDNSKATLSISWILDGELSNRRVGKFQAKKTLVDIERDIKRYDIAAKTAHQFLTVIALQDRLAIAIKAQQNMEKALMGISKRVSAGSALVADQLRAEVSVERRNLNIEDITHELKSAKKILASMWGGAYIDFTSVSGSLNISRLPIEFSDLNEAIKTNPRIRYFLTQERLIESEITLAKEESKNRLRFNAGISRYERTEDYGLTFGVSLPLGKSNRNQGRISALTADKGRYLADANATEIQLLTQVFVLYEELKHGHHINDSLENKIIPRLARALEETHKAYQLGKYSYQEWSMVQQELLDAQLALIDARLMALNNTVELERLTGLALLRYSTAL, from the coding sequence ATGCTTTTTTTGGGCCATAAGCGCACGCACAAAAAACCGATTGGTAGTCGGTTTTTTGTGCGTCAATCAGCTTTGCATGCGTTACGATCATTGTCTTTTTGTCTAGTTGCATCATTTCCTGTATACGCTGCGGGTCAGCTAGAAATAGAGCTTTCAATGCAGGAGGCGATTGCCAGAAGCTTAAATAAACATCCAGAGTTGGCCAGCTTTGCCTATCGTATAAAAAGTGCTGAGGGTGATGTTAGCTATGCAGCGGTTGGTCAAAAACCGGAATTATCCTTGGTGGTAGAAGATGCTTTTGGATCAGACGAATACTCAAAGCTTGATAATTCCAAGGCTACATTAAGCATTAGTTGGATTTTAGATGGTGAGTTATCAAATCGAAGAGTCGGTAAATTCCAAGCGAAAAAAACGCTTGTTGATATTGAGCGTGACATAAAGCGTTATGATATTGCAGCGAAAACAGCGCACCAATTTTTAACTGTTATAGCACTTCAAGATCGTTTAGCTATTGCGATAAAAGCACAGCAGAATATGGAAAAGGCTCTTATGGGTATTTCTAAGCGTGTTAGTGCTGGTAGTGCTTTAGTGGCAGATCAACTTCGAGCAGAGGTTAGTGTTGAGCGCCGAAACCTGAATATTGAAGATATTACCCATGAATTGAAATCCGCTAAAAAAATACTAGCGTCTATGTGGGGAGGTGCATATATAGATTTTACTTCTGTATCGGGGTCTTTAAATATATCCAGGTTGCCAATCGAATTTTCTGACCTCAACGAAGCCATTAAAACTAACCCTAGAATACGTTATTTCTTAACTCAAGAGCGGCTCATAGAGAGTGAAATAACCCTTGCAAAAGAAGAATCAAAAAATAGATTACGCTTTAATGCAGGGATTAGCCGTTATGAAAGAACAGAAGATTATGGTTTGACGTTTGGCGTGTCATTGCCGCTGGGTAAATCGAACCGTAACCAAGGGAGAATTTCTGCTTTAACTGCTGATAAGGGCCGTTATCTGGCCGATGCTAACGCAACTGAAATTCAGCTACTCACACAAGTTTTTGTGCTCTATGAGGAGTTAAAGCACGGCCATCACATTAACGATTCACTTGAAAATAAAATTATCCCGCGCTTGGCGCGTGCTTTAGAAGAAACGCATAAAGCCTATCAATTAGGTAAATACAGCTATCAAGAGTGGTCAATGGTTCAACAAGAGCTTCTCGACGCACAACTTGCACTTATCGATGCGCGTTTGATGGCACTTAACAACACCGTCGAGTTAGAACGTTTAACGGGATTGGCGCTTCTGCGTTATAGCACCGCACTCTAA
- a CDS encoding helix-turn-helix transcriptional regulator, translating to MESAAWYSSLVELHEKVSEGSFFADLSDTLKEIVGFDCSGVMFYNGREVHSIYKGDFSVNFDKHIALYLKGLYLLDPHYNMLASGVDTGLYCFRDILPDHYRETEYYNTFIKPVGITDEYDFIVKIDNCYVDFYMDKLEGKFSPAEEAKLVALMPMVTYLIKTHWDNYDYGLGVQKLATSAKPYQSIFDSFGKSILTDREQDVIQCILNGHSSKSLAQKLNISLSTVKIHRKHIYQKLDIKSQSELFSLCIQSLAIQELNESDDPLGALMAKQ from the coding sequence ATGGAAAGTGCTGCGTGGTATAGTTCACTGGTTGAGCTGCATGAAAAAGTGAGCGAAGGCTCATTCTTTGCTGACCTGTCTGACACTTTAAAAGAAATTGTAGGCTTTGATTGCTCTGGCGTGATGTTTTACAACGGTAGAGAAGTTCACAGTATCTACAAAGGCGACTTCTCGGTTAATTTTGATAAGCATATAGCGCTGTATTTAAAAGGCCTATACCTGCTAGACCCTCATTACAATATGCTAGCCAGCGGTGTAGATACCGGGCTGTATTGTTTTAGGGATATACTGCCCGATCATTACCGTGAAACAGAGTATTACAATACCTTTATTAAGCCGGTGGGTATTACCGACGAGTATGATTTTATCGTCAAAATCGATAATTGTTACGTCGATTTTTATATGGATAAGCTGGAGGGTAAGTTTTCCCCGGCCGAAGAAGCTAAGCTTGTAGCTTTAATGCCTATGGTGACTTATCTGATTAAAACCCATTGGGATAATTATGATTACGGCCTAGGAGTACAAAAACTCGCCACCAGCGCTAAGCCCTATCAGAGTATTTTTGATTCCTTTGGTAAATCGATACTCACCGATAGAGAGCAGGATGTGATCCAGTGTATTTTAAATGGCCACTCGTCTAAGTCCCTAGCGCAAAAATTAAATATTTCTTTGAGTACGGTAAAAATCCATAGAAAGCATATTTACCAAAAACTGGATATTAAATCCCAATCGGAGTTGTTTTCACTATGCATACAGTCATTAGCGATACAGGAGCTCAATGAATCCGATGATCCCCTGGGCGCCTTAATGGCCAAACAATAA
- a CDS encoding BlaI/MecI/CopY family transcriptional regulator yields MHLGELEKLVLQYLWETGSADAKQVFSYFEKRRGGSLNTIQSTLDRLFKKGVLLREKHGHAFQYQAVSDRDAFIGQLVNEISSDFGSSGENTLLAAFTSLSSGMNERQLDELERLIDERRLKVSLDSKE; encoded by the coding sequence ATGCACCTCGGTGAGCTCGAAAAATTAGTCCTTCAATACCTATGGGAAACGGGGTCAGCTGATGCAAAGCAGGTCTTTTCCTACTTTGAGAAGCGCCGTGGTGGTTCACTAAACACCATTCAAAGCACCTTGGATCGCCTGTTTAAAAAAGGGGTGCTGCTACGTGAAAAGCATGGGCACGCTTTTCAGTATCAGGCCGTTAGTGATCGAGACGCATTCATAGGCCAGCTAGTTAATGAGATTTCCAGTGATTTTGGCTCAAGTGGTGAGAACACGTTGCTAGCTGCATTTACTTCGTTATCGAGTGGTATGAATGAAAGGCAATTAGATGAGCTGGAACGACTGATAGACGAGCGGCGTTTAAAAGTCAGTCTGGATTCGAAAGAATGA
- a CDS encoding PA4780 family RIO1-like protein kinase: MKVPKRLQPLVDDGLIDEVVSRLMSGKEADIFIVRCGGKIRCAKVYKDALKRSFKKAAQYQEGRKVRSGRRARAMEKRSNYGRQQQEEVWQNAEVDALSRLASAGVRVPETFGCVDGVLLMELVTDEAGEVAPRLDDVMMSEEQALEDHATMMHYVKLMLCAGLVHGDLSEFNVLVDDYGPVIIDLPQAVNAAANNNAQSMLARDINNMTRYYAEFAPQLSTTRYAEEMWALYEEGELTPETPLTGLFADDGASADVDAVLEEIKAVMQEEEEKQQRLQEAEEDD; the protein is encoded by the coding sequence ATGAAAGTACCTAAACGCCTGCAACCCCTAGTGGATGACGGCTTAATTGATGAAGTTGTTAGCCGCCTAATGAGCGGGAAAGAAGCCGATATTTTTATCGTACGCTGTGGCGGCAAGATACGCTGTGCCAAGGTGTATAAAGATGCGCTTAAACGCAGCTTTAAAAAAGCCGCCCAATACCAAGAGGGCCGCAAGGTGCGCAGTGGCCGCCGCGCTAGGGCTATGGAAAAACGCTCTAACTACGGCCGCCAGCAGCAAGAAGAAGTGTGGCAAAACGCCGAAGTGGATGCGCTGTCGCGCTTAGCCAGCGCCGGAGTACGGGTGCCAGAAACCTTTGGCTGCGTCGATGGCGTGCTGCTGATGGAGCTAGTGACCGATGAGGCTGGCGAAGTGGCGCCGCGCCTAGATGATGTGATGATGTCAGAAGAGCAGGCGCTAGAAGACCACGCCACCATGATGCACTACGTTAAGCTGATGCTGTGCGCAGGCTTGGTACACGGTGACCTCTCTGAGTTTAATGTGCTGGTGGACGACTACGGCCCGGTGATTATCGACTTACCGCAAGCGGTTAACGCCGCCGCCAATAATAATGCGCAGAGCATGTTAGCCCGCGACATTAATAATATGACCCGCTATTACGCCGAGTTTGCTCCCCAGCTATCGACTACGCGCTATGCCGAAGAAATGTGGGCCTTATACGAAGAGGGAGAATTGACCCCCGAAACTCCACTTACCGGCCTGTTTGCAGACGACGGGGCCAGTGCCGATGTCGATGCCGTATTAGAAGAGATTAAAGCGGTGATGCAAGAGGAAGAGGAAAAACAGCAGCGCTTACAAGAGGCGGAGGAGGACGATTAA
- a CDS encoding M56 family metallopeptidase, with amino-acid sequence MIFGDFGLVLNVLTIAILSFSFTLLVVSLLIVQLNRLLSQFNAKSRSRLLWCIVTLPWVVSFLSVVVLVFPELFKWQSAWLTSPLHWHHIYTFSVLSWHGVSLLLFSTLVLLLLLMKSVKALKVISNFNLLNEFSKPEAMPNGCMIIDSKNVSAFTSGLLKPQAYITQGLHDQLSNEESCVVQQHELAHAKYSHPLKKYTFSIFSTFYPNQLGYRLNESYSLALEQTADNAVLALISDVTLISKTIIKVTRLQSFINARQQEPTAGCAFTRHPFELRIRYLLNDNKGNSFPYLFVLISALTIASISTFSVDFIHHSFEHLFSH; translated from the coding sequence ATGATATTCGGTGATTTTGGGCTAGTACTTAATGTTCTCACTATTGCTATTTTGAGCTTTAGTTTTACCTTACTTGTGGTATCACTACTCATTGTTCAGTTAAATCGTTTATTGTCACAGTTTAACGCCAAAAGTCGATCACGTTTACTTTGGTGCATAGTTACTTTGCCATGGGTAGTGAGTTTTCTTTCTGTGGTGGTTCTCGTATTTCCAGAGCTATTTAAATGGCAAAGCGCATGGTTAACATCACCTTTGCACTGGCATCACATATATACGTTTTCGGTACTTAGCTGGCATGGCGTCTCTTTGCTCTTGTTTAGTACATTGGTTTTATTGTTACTGTTAATGAAATCTGTAAAAGCGTTAAAAGTAATATCGAATTTTAATCTGCTCAATGAATTTTCTAAGCCAGAGGCAATGCCCAATGGATGCATGATTATAGATTCAAAGAATGTTAGTGCGTTTACGTCGGGACTATTAAAGCCACAAGCTTATATTACCCAAGGACTTCATGACCAGCTAAGCAATGAGGAGAGTTGTGTTGTGCAGCAGCATGAGCTTGCACATGCAAAGTATTCACACCCGCTTAAAAAATACACTTTTTCTATTTTCTCAACGTTTTACCCTAATCAGTTGGGATATAGGTTAAATGAATCTTATTCGTTAGCGCTTGAGCAAACCGCCGACAATGCTGTATTAGCACTCATAAGCGATGTAACACTGATTTCGAAAACAATAATAAAAGTTACTCGTTTGCAATCGTTTATCAACGCCCGACAACAAGAGCCAACAGCTGGCTGTGCTTTTACTAGACACCCTTTTGAATTAAGAATTAGATATTTATTAAATGATAATAAGGGTAATTCATTTCCTTATTTATTTGTGTTAATTTCGGCTTTAACTATTGCATCTATTAGCACATTCTCTGTTGATTTCATTCATCACTCTTTCGAACATCTATTTAGCCATTAA